The following is a genomic window from Flavobacterium crassostreae.
TCGATTGCTTGGTATTGGTTCCTTGTGCATTAGTTACTTTTAGGGTTACGGTATACGTTCCTGAATTTGAATAGGTTACAACAGGATTTTGGGTAGTGGCTGTAGCAGGAGTTCCTCCCTGAAAAGTCCATGCCCAAGAGGTTGGAGATCCGGTAGAGGTATCTTTGAATTTTACTGATTTGCCTAAACAAATTGCAGTAGCATCTGCGCTAAAAGCTGCCGTTGGACTAACCGGAGTAGTTACACAACTAGAGCTTAAACAGTTGGATCTGTTAACTGCATTTTGTATTGCAGTACGGGGTTGTGCTCCAAAACCATTAGCAAAAGAAATTCCTACAGAGCTAACGCCATGGCAATAACTCATAATGGTTCCTTTTTCTTGATACGGTAGTGTGGGTGGATTGGTTAAACATTCATCACCGCCATAACCCGGAAACCCTACAGGCCCACAATTGTCAATTGCCGTGTTGTTTCCGTTCCAAACACAAGCATGGGTGTGGGGCGAACCCAATACATGCCCGAGTTCGTGGGCAACTACCCCCACGGTCCAAGAATAGGTAGGAAATTGATTGTAATTTACATCCACATCTGCGTATGCGTAAGAATTTGGCGTACACATAGTACCAATACCCAAAGCCACACCTCCGAGTCCTCCTGGATCATTTGCAATTAATAAAGCAACATCTCCAACAAAAGAGGTATTGTAACTACGGAAAGATTGTACGTTTTGAACCGAAGAAGTTCCTTGGTATGGATCCGAAGTATCCCAAATCTTTATTGCCTGTAGGCGAATACTAATTCCGTCGTTTTCGTATAATGTCTGCGAATTATTAAAAACCGATAAGGCCCAATTGGTGGTTTGGGTAACATTATTGCCATTTTGTTTGTAAATATCGTAATCTACTTCCACATAAACAGAAACGCATTTTGTTGCTGCAGATCGATCTATTTTTTGTAATGCAGACAAAGGCAACGGTTTAGAATTACCTGGAGTTTGACAAGGAGCGGCAATAGGTTGGTTTAGATTTGCATCCGAATACACAACATAATTAGATTTATTTTGTAGCCCCGTACTTTTGCCCAAAACTAAGTTTCCAAAACCGTGTTCCTTGGACGAGATCAAACCATTTATTTGGTCATCAAAGATATTTATAGAAACCACAGAAGTTAGATCTCCTTTTATAATCCCTTTATAAAAAACGCCCGAAGTTTTAGTGCTTGCGGTTTTAGATGTTGCAATAATTTGTGTAAATCCATCTGCAAAAATAGTTTCTTTATAGAGCTGTAAAATTAGATTTTTGCCGTTATAAGGCACCGTAAGTTCTATATTTGGTTTACTCTGCGTATATAATTCCTGAAAACTAGCATCGGAGAGTGTCAAATACGTGGCTCCAATTTGTGCTTCTGCACTGGATTTAGAAGTTACATTTTTAGAATAATCAAAAATTTGATACGCACTAATTCCTTTCTGTGCTTGGTGGTTTTTTAGTACTTTTTCGGCTATTTTTCCTTGAGAAAAAGCATTAAAAACGCTTAAAAAAGAGCAAATAATTAAAATTTTTTTCATGTATTTATACATTTAAAGTTATGTAAAAAACATTTTAATCCTCATTTAATAATCCACTTTAAATCAATGGCATACCAAGATAAAAATGTTTTTACGACTGTAAATATATTTTATTTTTTAAGAATAGGAAAAATAATTTAACGTATTATTTACTTTTTGTTAAAATAAAATCTTTACTGTTTAATTTTATTTTAACAAAAACCCGTATATACTCTACCATAAATAAGGCGTTCTAACGGATTTCGGTATGTCGGATTTCTCCACCTGAAGTACCTACTTTTTGCGCCAGAAAAATACTACTAACAGCCAAAACCAATACAATAAAAGAAATTAATGTTTCTTTGCTATTTTTTTTGAAATTTAAATAAAGTCCTAACACAGAAAAACCGCCTAAAGCATACAGCAGAATTGCCAATTTTTCTGCCAATTCTTCGTGTTCATGAATAATCTGGTGTCCAATTGCAGGCAGCTCTTCTACTACTTCTTCGGCTCCTTCTCCTGTTGCCATGCTTAATGCGCCAAAAATAGCCACCAATACAAACAAAACATACGCTACGTTTTTGATGGTAGTATTCTTTAAGAGCATTGCAGTGGCCAAAATCCCGAAGGCAAATATGGTTCCAATAATTGGGAAATGGTTTACTAGTAGGTGTAAATGTGCATCATTCATAGTTTTATAATTTTAATGGTATAATTAATAGATAACAAACTTAATCAATTTATCCTGCTAATGAAACACCAATTAAGGATCCGATTCCATAAGTTATAGCTGCAGCTGCTAATCCAAATGACACCTGTCTCATGCCAGAAAACAACACGCTTCTCCCTGTTAATAAAGTAATCGCTGCTCCTATTCCAAAAAGCCCTAGTACACTACTACCAACACTTAAATATATAGCGTTTTTTCCTGTTAAAAAAATAAAAGGATACAAAGGTATAATTGCTCCTATAGCAAATAGAATAAATGAGGCAATTGCAGCTTCCCAAGCCGAGCCTCCCAATTCTTTCTTGTCAATACCTAATTCTTCCGTAATTATTGCATCAATAGCTGTTTCAGGGCTTTCAAATGCTTTATCTGCTAATTTTTGTGCTTCAACTGCATTCATTCCTTTTGCCTGATATAACAAGACTAACTCCTTTTTTTCTTCTTCAGGAGAAGCCTCTAATTCCTCGGTTTCTAGTTCTATTTGGCGTTGATTTAATTCTCTTGAACTTTGTACAGAAAGCCATTCGCCTAACGCCATCGAAATAGCTCCCGCCAAAAGACCAGCGGATCCTGTCAATAAAATAGTATTATTAGAAACGGCTGCTCCTGCAACTCCCATTACCAAACTCATATTAGAGACCAATCCGTCATTCGAGCCTAAAACAGCAGCTCTAAGTGCATTCCCCCCTACTGATTTATGGCGACTTTCGAATTTAGAAAGAAATCCTCCAGAAACATTTAAAGCGGCATTATTGTTTACAGCCTCAATTATTTTAAGATGATTATGTTCAAAACCTGTTGGTTTTTCTCCACTTTCAATTTTATTTTTTATGGCGTTGGCTGCAAATTGTTTTTCAACACTTGATAAACTGCTGATTATTGAACCGTATCCAAAAATCTTCCCTAATTTCAACTGAAGTTTAGCTCTAGATGATGGTAATGGCATTTTGTAATTAGGTTCTAAACCTACTACTTTATCAAGCATATGTTTAGCATGTCCTTTTTCAATTTCACCTAAACTCTGTAGTACACGAACTAAATTATCATTCGTTTGTATGGCAGCAATACTATCATACAAAAAAGCGGTGTCAACTTCCGTTTGTAGTTGCCCTTTTAGTTTATTTAAATCCATATTTTTAGTATTAATTAACTAAATCAAAAACACCTTTGGTCAATATTTTTGAAGTAGAATTTATTTGATTACCTGGAATAAGTTCAACAAATTTTTCTGATTTCTCCCCAATTTTAACAGGTACTTTTTTAAAGAAAAAACTATTATTTTTTTCTTCACTCAATAAAAGTACGGAATATTTATTATTCTCTGTTATTAATGCTTCGGTTGGTATTGCCATGCCTTTTTTTGAATCTACCACAATGGCAGCTTCTACAAACATTCCGGTTAGTAATTGTTGTTTTATACTTTCATCCAAATGGCCGTGCACATTGATGGTTCTGTTGTTGCCTTCAATGGATTTTCCTACTAAATAAACCTCAGCATCAAACACATCTTTTGAAGCTTCTGGAACAGTAAAATTAATTTTCTGACCTTCTTTTATCTTCAGAATATCTTTTTCGAATATATCTAATTCAAGATGCAAATGGTCTGTCTGAATAATTTCTAGCAGCACATCTGTAGCGGCCACATATGCTCCAACATTGGCATTCATTACAACAATATCTCCAGATATGGGAGAAAAAATAGTAATTACCGAGGTCAATTTGCCTTGTTCTACATTTGCAGGACTAATGTTTAGCATCTTTAATTTTGCTTTGAGACTTTGGTACATTCCTTTGGTTTTACGATAATCACTCTCGGCTTTCAGATAGTTTTTTTGAGAAGTGATTTTTTCGTCAAATAAGGTTTTCTGACGTTCGTATTCGGATTTTAAATAATTAATCTGTTCAGCCACCTCAAGATACTCTTTTTGAATATCCAGAAATTCTGTATTTTCTAATGTTAACAAAGCTTGTCCTTTTGTCACTTTATCACCAACTAACAATCTAGTTGATTTTACATTACCTCCAACAAATGTGGTTACTTTAGCTCTGTTTTGTGGCGGAACATCAATCTTACCGGATGTTCTTACGGTTACTTCAAAATCTTGTTCGGTTGGATTGGCAATTTCCATTGCCGAAGATTTAAATTGTGTTGTGGTAACCGAAATTACAGTATCTTCTTTAACAGCTGTTTCTTCTGTTTTGGTTTCCTTACACGAAAATAAAACGACAGACAAGGCTAGTATATATATTGATTTTTTCATTTTTTACTTTATTAGAAATTAAGGTATTGTGTATCTAATTGAATTTGATTGAATTGAAGTACATTGTCTAAATATTCTACTTGGATAGCAGTTGCATTCTCTAGACTTTGTATGTATTGAAAAAAATCAATTTCGCCATGTTTATAACTTCTATCTGCTACTTTAATTATTTCGTCCGATAATTTTTTTCCGTATTGGTTATAATAATTGATAGCTTGCTGATATTTTGCTAATTCGTTCTTTTTTTGGTTAACAAACTGTTCCCGTTTTTGCTCTTCATTCTGTTTTTGTTGTTCCCAACTTTGCAACTCCAGTTGTGCCGCTTTTGATTTTGAAACATTCCCTGAAAATAAAATAGGGACACCTATTCCAATTTGAAAACCATTCAATGATTGTGATAATCCTTTATTAGATCCTCTAAAATATTCCATATTCAAATCAGGTAACCAATGTTGTTTTTGAAGTCTAACTTGGCTCTTATAATTATTAGTGACACTCTCTAAATATGCTGTATGAATATTTTTACTTAATTCTTCCGTTAGAACTATTACTGGTGTTATTGAATTATTTTTAATTACATTTTTTTTATCTGTTTGAATTAATGAATACAATACATCATACTGTGCATTTTTATCATTTTCAATTTGAGAAAGCTTTGTTTTTATTTGTCTAAACTTGGCTTCTGCAGTAATTTTTTCGAGATAATTTGTTTCGCCTAGTTCAAAACGGCGGTCACTTGCTTTAGAAAAGTTTTGATACAAGCTATCCAAATAAAAGTAGCGTTTTTCTTGATTTTGTAAATATACAATCTGATAATAGGTTTTAGAAATTTCTAGGGCTACAGCATTTTTTTGCAATGCATAATTTGCTTTCACTTGTTGGTATTCGGCTTGATTTACTCTTTTTTGGGCTCCATAAACGGTCGGAAAAGCAATACGCTGTTGTATGCCAAAAACCTTTAATGGAGAATCATTATTGGCTAAATTATTAGCATCATAATTGTAATAAACGGTCGCTTTTTCGAAGGTATATGCGCTTGGAATATGGGCTTGGTACTTGTCTACTTGCAACTGCTGCGCCTTTAGTGCTTTGTTATTTTGTACTCCAATGGCTATCAAACTATCCAATTCTGAGTTGGGTTTTTGCGCAAAGGCAAAAGGACTACATAAAAGCAATAAAAGCAATGCAATGGCACTATTTGATTGGTTAGGTTTTGGTTTTTTAAATTCTTTTTGATTCAATACCTTAAACAAAACTGGCAATACGATCATGGTCAAAATTGTGGCGGTAAATAATCCTCCAATAACTACTGTTGCCAAGGGTCTTTGTACTTCCGCACCTGCAGAAGAGGAAATGGCCATAGGTAAAAAACCAAGCGCAGCCGCAGCAGCCGTAAGTAATACCGGACGTAACCGGTCTGTGGTTCCTTTTAATATGAGTTCATCAATGTTTTTCATTCCTTGATGTTTTAATTCTTTAAAATGTTCAATCAATACAATCCCGTTTAAAACGGCAATACCAAAGAGCGCTATAAACCCTACTCCTGCTGATATACTGAAAGGCAAACCTCGCATCCATAAAAACAACACGCCTCCCACGGCCGAAAGTGGTATGGCAGAATAAACCATTAAGGCTTCTTTGATGGAACCAAAAGCAAAATACAGCAAGATAAAAATTAAAAGCAATGCGATTGGAACAGCAATCATTAATCTGGCCTTGGCACTCTGTAGGTTTTCAAATTGTCCTCCATATTGCACATAATAGCCCGTAGGCAAGCTTACTTTGGTGGCAATACTTTTTTGAATGTCTGTAACAACGCTTTGTAGGTCTCTATTTCTAACGTTGATCCCTACCACAACTCTGCGGTTGGTATTGTCTCTAGATATTTTTGCAGGACCTTCGGAGTAAGTAATCGTTGCCAGTTCTTGCAACGGAATTTGCTGTGCTGTTGGTGTGGTTATGTACAGGTTTTTTAAATCCTCAATAGTGCGTCGGTTTTTGGAATCCAGACGGACAACCATATCAAACCGTTTTTCTCCTTCAAAAACATTTCCTACCGTTTTTCCGGCAAACCCAAGCGCTATCATGTTGTTCAAATCCGATATATTCAAACCATATCGGGCTATTTTTGATCGATCATACCGAACTATCATTTGCGGCAAGCCTTCTGTTTTTTCGATAATGACATCGGAGGCACCTTCAATGTGTTGAATGGCTGTTTTAATTTCTTG
Proteins encoded in this region:
- a CDS encoding M12 family metallo-peptidase, with product MKKILIICSFLSVFNAFSQGKIAEKVLKNHQAQKGISAYQIFDYSKNVTSKSSAEAQIGATYLTLSDASFQELYTQSKPNIELTVPYNGKNLILQLYKETIFADGFTQIIATSKTASTKTSGVFYKGIIKGDLTSVVSINIFDDQINGLISSKEHGFGNLVLGKSTGLQNKSNYVVYSDANLNQPIAAPCQTPGNSKPLPLSALQKIDRSAATKCVSVYVEVDYDIYKQNGNNVTQTTNWALSVFNNSQTLYENDGISIRLQAIKIWDTSDPYQGTSSVQNVQSFRSYNTSFVGDVALLIANDPGGLGGVALGIGTMCTPNSYAYADVDVNYNQFPTYSWTVGVVAHELGHVLGSPHTHACVWNGNNTAIDNCGPVGFPGYGGDECLTNPPTLPYQEKGTIMSYCHGVSSVGISFANGFGAQPRTAIQNAVNRSNCLSSSCVTTPVSPTAAFSADATAICLGKSVKFKDTSTGSPTSWAWTFQGGTPATATTQNPVVTYSNSGTYTVTLKVTNAQGTNTKQSIGYINVGQTSSVMPNENFGGVFPPQNWSISNPDNGLTWEKRSDVGNGDKACMIMNNADNPTIGEQDIIRLPYYNFTSLKSGKLFFDIAYTQFDASSADVLKVQVSENCGTNWTDVYSKTHTQLETVVVPTADSNAWIPTKASDWRKETIDLSDYDGKESVSIRFLNTSGYGTRIWIDNLLIENGSILGTHSLNYSSEVSLYPSPSTGIFNLNFPELGKDYQVKIYNLAGQQIFATSFTEISVSEHKINLQAQPKGLYLVTVQSNQKESVLKVLIQ
- a CDS encoding VIT1/CCC1 transporter family protein translates to MDLNKLKGQLQTEVDTAFLYDSIAAIQTNDNLVRVLQSLGEIEKGHAKHMLDKVVGLEPNYKMPLPSSRAKLQLKLGKIFGYGSIISSLSSVEKQFAANAIKNKIESGEKPTGFEHNHLKIIEAVNNNAALNVSGGFLSKFESRHKSVGGNALRAAVLGSNDGLVSNMSLVMGVAGAAVSNNTILLTGSAGLLAGAISMALGEWLSVQSSRELNQRQIELETEELEASPEEEKKELVLLYQAKGMNAVEAQKLADKAFESPETAIDAIITEELGIDKKELGGSAWEAAIASFILFAIGAIIPLYPFIFLTGKNAIYLSVGSSVLGLFGIGAAITLLTGRSVLFSGMRQVSFGLAAAAITYGIGSLIGVSLAG
- a CDS encoding efflux RND transporter periplasmic adaptor subunit — encoded protein: MKKSIYILALSVVLFSCKETKTEETAVKEDTVISVTTTQFKSSAMEIANPTEQDFEVTVRTSGKIDVPPQNRAKVTTFVGGNVKSTRLLVGDKVTKGQALLTLENTEFLDIQKEYLEVAEQINYLKSEYERQKTLFDEKITSQKNYLKAESDYRKTKGMYQSLKAKLKMLNISPANVEQGKLTSVITIFSPISGDIVVMNANVGAYVAATDVLLEIIQTDHLHLELDIFEKDILKIKEGQKINFTVPEASKDVFDAEVYLVGKSIEGNNRTINVHGHLDESIKQQLLTGMFVEAAIVVDSKKGMAIPTEALITENNKYSVLLLSEEKNNSFFFKKVPVKIGEKSEKFVELIPGNQINSTSKILTKGVFDLVN
- a CDS encoding CusA/CzcA family heavy metal efflux RND transporter, whose protein sequence is MLEKIIAFSLRNKFIVLLFTLGIFGFGLYSVFQISIGAVPDVTNNQVQVITTSENLSTQDMEQYITYPVEIEMANLPGIKEIRSVSKFGLSVVTLVFEDNMGTFLPRQLIAEKIKSASDKIPAGFGTPEMGPITTGLGEIYQYTLEVKPEFKNQYTATDLRTIQDWVIKRQLSGIKGVVEINTWGGYLKQYEIAINPSKLNAMHVSTQAVFEALENNNSIAGGAYIEKVNQSYFIRGEGKVHSLQDIENIVVENTNGTPIYIKNVAQVRFGHANRFGAITGNGEGEKVLGQVMMLKGANSKQVINDVKARIANIEKTLPEGVYINGFLERSELVAKTTFTVAENLILGCLIVIFVVVLLLGNWRSGLVVASVIPLCLLFAISLMNIFGIDANLMSLGAIDFGIIIDGAVIIVEFIAFQIASKSAQLGTLSKEDKQNEIDQITYKSASKMMNSAIFGQLIILIVFIPILSLSGIEGKMFKPMAMTFSFALVGAMLFCFTYVPVVASLFLKPKEQNPNSFSAKLLHKLNSGYLPLITWSLKYTKKVLYGAAVLLVAAVALFATMGGEFIPTLDEGDFVIQPVLKTGTSLTKTIATTTKIEQIILKNFPEVEQVVSRIGAAEVPTDPMSMEESDVIVKLKPKSEWVSASSKDELADKIKAAIVKQIPNMEIEFTQPIEMRFNELISGTRSDVAVKIFGEDLDILAQKAQEIKTAIQHIEGASDVIIEKTEGLPQMIVRYDRSKIARYGLNISDLNNMIALGFAGKTVGNVFEGEKRFDMVVRLDSKNRRTIEDLKNLYITTPTAQQIPLQELATITYSEGPAKISRDNTNRRVVVGINVRNRDLQSVVTDIQKSIATKVSLPTGYYVQYGGQFENLQSAKARLMIAVPIALLLIFILLYFAFGSIKEALMVYSAIPLSAVGGVLFLWMRGLPFSISAGVGFIALFGIAVLNGIVLIEHFKELKHQGMKNIDELILKGTTDRLRPVLLTAAAAALGFLPMAISSSAGAEVQRPLATVVIGGLFTATILTMIVLPVLFKVLNQKEFKKPKPNQSNSAIALLLLLLCSPFAFAQKPNSELDSLIAIGVQNNKALKAQQLQVDKYQAHIPSAYTFEKATVYYNYDANNLANNDSPLKVFGIQQRIAFPTVYGAQKRVNQAEYQQVKANYALQKNAVALEISKTYYQIVYLQNQEKRYFYLDSLYQNFSKASDRRFELGETNYLEKITAEAKFRQIKTKLSQIENDKNAQYDVLYSLIQTDKKNVIKNNSITPVIVLTEELSKNIHTAYLESVTNNYKSQVRLQKQHWLPDLNMEYFRGSNKGLSQSLNGFQIGIGVPILFSGNVSKSKAAQLELQSWEQQKQNEEQKREQFVNQKKNELAKYQQAINYYNQYGKKLSDEIIKVADRSYKHGEIDFFQYIQSLENATAIQVEYLDNVLQFNQIQLDTQYLNF